A genomic region of Tsukamurella pulmonis contains the following coding sequences:
- the tgt gene encoding tRNA guanosine(34) transglycosylase Tgt: MSDPTRFDIDGRLEGPDGPLGRAGRLLTPHGEILTPAFIPVGTKATVKTVMPEAVSDLGAQAVLANAYHLYLQPGPEIVEQAGGLGAFMNWDGPTFTDSGGFQVMSLGSGFKKVIDMGGGEELQGDDAIAEGKDRLSRVDDDGVTFRSHLDGTEHRFTPEVSMQIQHQLGADIIFAFDELTTLHNTRAYQVESLERTRLWARRCLSEHNWLTAQRHDAISLWGVVQGAQYEDLRRKAAKDLRALSEEDRLAGGLGFGGYGIGGALEKANLATIVRWVNQELEEDKPKHLLGISEPDDIFAAIEQGIDTFDCVSPSRVARNGAIYSLDGRYNVTNSRFKTDFRPLDPETENFTSQYTRAYIHHLFKAKESLAATLATIHNEQFIVSLVAKIRASMLDGTYWDFKEEFLGRYYKGTQQHLAKSD; this comes from the coding sequence ATCAGCGACCCGACGCGGTTCGACATCGACGGTCGCCTCGAGGGCCCCGACGGTCCGCTCGGCCGCGCCGGCCGCCTGCTCACGCCGCACGGTGAGATCCTCACGCCCGCCTTCATCCCCGTCGGGACCAAGGCGACGGTGAAGACCGTCATGCCCGAGGCGGTCTCCGACCTCGGCGCACAGGCGGTGCTCGCGAACGCCTACCACCTGTACCTGCAGCCCGGTCCGGAGATCGTGGAGCAGGCCGGCGGCCTGGGCGCGTTCATGAACTGGGACGGCCCCACCTTCACCGATTCCGGTGGCTTCCAGGTGATGTCGCTCGGGTCGGGCTTCAAGAAGGTCATCGACATGGGCGGCGGCGAGGAGCTGCAGGGCGACGACGCCATCGCCGAGGGCAAGGACCGGCTCTCCCGCGTCGACGACGACGGCGTGACCTTCCGCAGCCACCTCGACGGCACGGAGCACCGGTTCACGCCGGAGGTGTCGATGCAGATCCAGCACCAGCTGGGCGCCGACATCATCTTCGCCTTCGACGAGCTGACCACCCTGCACAACACCCGCGCCTACCAGGTGGAGTCGCTGGAGCGCACGCGCCTGTGGGCCCGTCGCTGCCTCTCCGAGCACAACTGGCTCACCGCGCAGCGGCACGACGCGATCTCGCTGTGGGGCGTGGTGCAGGGTGCGCAGTACGAGGACCTGCGCCGCAAGGCGGCCAAGGACCTGCGCGCGCTGAGCGAGGAGGACCGGCTGGCCGGCGGCCTCGGCTTCGGCGGTTACGGCATCGGCGGCGCGCTGGAGAAGGCGAACCTGGCGACGATCGTGCGCTGGGTGAACCAGGAGCTCGAGGAGGACAAGCCCAAGCACCTCCTCGGCATCTCCGAGCCGGACGACATCTTCGCCGCGATCGAGCAGGGCATCGACACCTTCGACTGCGTCTCGCCGTCGCGGGTGGCGCGCAACGGTGCGATCTACTCGCTCGACGGTCGCTACAACGTGACCAACTCGCGGTTCAAGACGGACTTCCGCCCGCTCGATCCCGAGACGGAGAACTTCACCTCGCAGTACACCCGCGCGTACATCCATCACCTGTTCAAGGCGAAGGAGAGCCTCGCGGCCACGCTCGCGACGATCCACAACGAGCAGTTCATCGTCTCCCTGGTCGCGAAGATCCGGGCGTCGATGCTCGACGGCACGTACTGGGACTTCAAGGAGGAGTTCCTGGGCCGCTACTACAAGGGAACCCAGCAGCACCTCGCCAAGTCGGACTAG
- the gluQRS gene encoding tRNA glutamyl-Q(34) synthetase GluQRS, whose translation MTAGRYAPSPSGDLHVGNLRTALLAWLFARSTGREFLLRVEDLDRVAGGAEARQLADLAAIGLDWDGAPVRQSARTDVYAAALTRLDVYECYCTRREILAAPSAPHAPEGAYPGTCRDLTEAQRVERRRERPAALRLRATVDEFTVTDVLHGEYTGAVDDFVLRRGDGTYAYNLAVVVDDAAQGVDQVVRGDDLLSSAPRQAYLGTLLGDPPPTYAHVPMVLGPNGVRLAKRDGAVTLADRGGPGVVLPEIAASLGLRGRTPREMLDDFDPARLPREPWTLPL comes from the coding sequence GTGACTGCTGGACGGTACGCGCCGAGCCCCTCGGGCGATCTGCACGTGGGCAATCTGCGCACCGCGCTCCTGGCCTGGCTGTTCGCCCGCTCGACGGGCCGGGAGTTCCTCCTGCGCGTCGAGGATCTGGACCGGGTGGCCGGCGGTGCCGAGGCCCGGCAACTCGCCGACCTCGCCGCGATCGGCCTGGACTGGGACGGAGCGCCCGTGCGGCAGTCCGCCCGCACCGACGTGTACGCGGCGGCGCTGACACGGCTCGACGTGTACGAGTGCTACTGCACCCGGCGGGAGATCCTCGCGGCCCCGTCGGCGCCGCACGCGCCGGAGGGCGCGTACCCGGGGACCTGTCGCGACCTCACCGAGGCGCAACGGGTGGAACGGCGGCGCGAGCGCCCGGCCGCCCTGCGGCTGCGCGCGACCGTCGACGAGTTCACGGTCACCGACGTGCTGCACGGCGAATACACCGGCGCGGTCGATGATTTCGTGCTCCGGCGCGGCGACGGGACGTACGCCTACAACCTCGCCGTGGTGGTCGACGACGCCGCGCAGGGCGTCGACCAGGTGGTGCGCGGCGACGATCTGCTCTCCTCCGCGCCGCGGCAGGCCTACCTCGGGACGCTGCTCGGCGATCCGCCGCCGACCTACGCCCACGTACCGATGGTGCTGGGCCCCAACGGCGTCCGGCTCGCCAAGCGCGACGGTGCCGTCACCCTCGCCGACCGCGGGGGGCCGGGGGTCGTGCTGCCGGAGATCGCCGCGAGCCTCGGGCTGCGCGGGCGCACCCCGCGCGAGATGCTCGACGACTTCGATCCGGCACGGCTTCCGCGCGAGCCGTGGACGTTGCCGCTCTGA
- a CDS encoding helix-turn-helix transcriptional regulator gives MANTSSRTLRLLSLLQTHRYWPGSELADRLEVSVRTLRRDIERLRDLGYPVSATRGVDGGYQLAAGAALPPLVLDDEEAVAIAVGLQTAAQGGIAGIAETSVRALGKVAAVMPPRLRKRVEALGAVTQPATLSGGPAVDPRILTGLAEACRAEERLEFGYTAADGARTERLTEPLRLVPLGRRWYLVAYDLYRHDWRSFRLDRISGPSRTGVRFRPRELPAEDAAAYVRAAVGQRTPGHSIELLVDAPAERVRARIGRWARLEETPGGTVVRMEADTLDWPAMAIAVLDADVTVIEPAELLDHVARWAENLGRVRGVRKLER, from the coding sequence ATGGCGAACACGAGCTCCCGAACCCTGCGGCTGCTGTCCCTGCTGCAGACCCACCGCTACTGGCCGGGCTCCGAACTGGCCGACCGGCTCGAGGTGTCGGTGCGCACGCTGCGCCGCGACATCGAGCGCCTGCGCGACCTCGGCTACCCCGTCTCCGCCACGCGCGGCGTGGACGGCGGGTACCAGCTGGCCGCCGGCGCCGCGCTGCCGCCGCTGGTCCTCGACGACGAGGAGGCGGTGGCGATCGCCGTCGGGCTGCAGACCGCCGCGCAGGGCGGGATCGCCGGCATCGCCGAGACCTCCGTCCGCGCGCTCGGCAAGGTCGCCGCCGTGATGCCGCCCCGGCTGCGCAAGCGGGTCGAGGCACTGGGCGCCGTCACCCAGCCCGCGACGCTGAGCGGCGGCCCCGCCGTCGATCCGCGGATCCTCACCGGCCTGGCCGAGGCCTGCCGGGCCGAGGAGCGACTCGAATTCGGCTATACCGCCGCCGACGGCGCGCGCACCGAGCGGCTCACCGAGCCGCTGCGCCTGGTGCCGCTCGGGCGGCGCTGGTACCTCGTGGCCTACGACCTGTACCGCCACGACTGGCGCAGCTTCCGGCTCGACCGGATCAGCGGACCGTCGAGAACCGGAGTGCGGTTCCGTCCGCGCGAGCTCCCCGCCGAGGACGCCGCGGCGTACGTCCGCGCCGCCGTCGGCCAGCGCACGCCCGGGCACTCGATCGAGCTGCTGGTGGACGCGCCCGCCGAGCGCGTGCGCGCGCGCATCGGCCGCTGGGCCCGGTTGGAGGAGACGCCCGGCGGCACCGTCGTGCGGATGGAGGCGGACACGCTGGACTGGCCGGCGATGGCGATCGCGGTGCTCGACGCCGACGTCACCGTGATCGAGCCGGCGGAACTGCTCGACCACGTCGCAAGGTGGGCCGAGAATCTCGGCCGCGTGCGCGGCGTTCGTAAACTGGAGCGGTGA
- a CDS encoding DinB family protein, with amino-acid sequence MTETQNISAERNDILSFLAERRHFLRFTAQGLTDEQAGTRSTVSELTVGGLIKHVTEVEKGWQDFAVGKGHAMDDIDFENITPEQQEAFANTFRLTDGETIEGVLAEHEKVAAATDELVRTLDLDTAFELPEAPWQPPGVFWTVRRVFLHIAGETAHHAGHADIIRESIDGQKSMG; translated from the coding sequence ATGACCGAGACCCAGAACATCTCCGCAGAGCGCAACGACATCCTCAGCTTCCTCGCCGAACGCCGGCATTTCCTGCGTTTCACCGCGCAGGGGCTGACGGACGAGCAGGCCGGCACCCGCAGCACCGTCAGCGAGCTGACCGTGGGCGGCCTCATCAAGCACGTGACCGAGGTCGAGAAGGGCTGGCAGGACTTCGCGGTGGGCAAGGGCCACGCGATGGACGACATCGACTTCGAGAACATCACGCCGGAGCAGCAGGAGGCTTTCGCGAACACGTTCCGCCTCACCGACGGCGAGACCATCGAGGGTGTCCTCGCCGAGCACGAGAAGGTCGCGGCCGCCACCGACGAGCTGGTGCGCACCCTCGATCTTGACACGGCCTTCGAGCTGCCCGAGGCGCCGTGGCAGCCGCCGGGCGTGTTCTGGACCGTGCGCCGCGTCTTCCTGCACATCGCCGGCGAGACCGCGCACCACGCCGGCCACGCCGACATCATCCGCGAGAGCATCGACGGCCAGAAGAGCATGGGCTAG
- a CDS encoding ATP-dependent DNA ligase: MDLPVNPPLDPMLAKAAKAVPGEGYSHEPKWDGFRALIFRDGDEVFIGSRSGKDLGRYFPEVVAAARAELPERCVLDGEIAVAVHREGRKRLDWESLSARIHPAESRITKLSEETPAIFIGFDAIAMADVDLTGKPFSARRQVLVSAYAGTGTCKISRVTTDAGAAADWFERFEGAGLDGVISKRVDGHYLPGKREMIKVKHARTAEAVVIGYRMHKSQPNAVGSVLLGLHQDGQLLPIGGIGAFTAAKREEYLQLLEPMRTAESVQGEPNRWATPEKTGEWVPVRPELVVEFDYDQMEGMRLRHTAKFRRWRPDRDPSSCGYEQLEVPVTYDLDDVLQEGE, from the coding sequence GTGGACCTCCCCGTGAACCCGCCGCTGGATCCCATGCTCGCGAAGGCCGCCAAGGCCGTGCCCGGCGAGGGATACTCGCACGAGCCCAAGTGGGACGGTTTCCGTGCCCTCATCTTCCGCGACGGCGACGAGGTCTTCATCGGCTCGCGCAGCGGCAAGGACCTCGGCCGGTACTTCCCCGAGGTGGTCGCGGCCGCGCGGGCGGAGCTTCCCGAACGCTGCGTGCTCGACGGGGAGATCGCCGTCGCCGTGCACCGCGAGGGCCGCAAGCGGCTCGACTGGGAGTCGCTCTCCGCGCGCATCCACCCGGCGGAGTCCCGGATCACCAAGCTCTCGGAGGAGACCCCGGCGATCTTCATCGGCTTCGACGCGATCGCGATGGCGGACGTGGACCTCACGGGCAAGCCCTTCAGCGCGCGCCGCCAGGTGCTCGTCTCCGCGTACGCCGGCACCGGGACCTGCAAGATCAGCCGCGTCACCACCGATGCGGGCGCCGCTGCCGACTGGTTCGAGCGCTTCGAGGGCGCCGGACTCGACGGGGTGATCTCCAAGCGGGTCGACGGGCACTACCTGCCCGGCAAGCGGGAGATGATCAAGGTCAAACACGCCCGCACCGCCGAGGCCGTGGTCATCGGCTACCGGATGCACAAGTCGCAGCCGAACGCCGTCGGCTCCGTCCTGCTCGGCCTCCACCAGGACGGGCAGCTGCTGCCGATCGGCGGCATCGGCGCCTTCACCGCCGCCAAGCGCGAGGAGTACCTGCAACTGCTCGAGCCCATGCGCACCGCCGAGTCCGTGCAGGGCGAGCCCAACCGCTGGGCCACCCCGGAGAAGACGGGGGAGTGGGTGCCCGTGCGCCCCGAACTGGTCGTCGAGTTCGACTACGACCAGATGGAGGGAATGCGCCTGCGGCACACCGCCAAGTTCCGGCGCTGGCGACCCGACCGCGACCCGTCGAGCTGTGGCTACGAGCAGCTCGAGGTCCCCGTCACCTACGACCTCGACGACGTTCTGCAGGAGGGCGAGTGA
- a CDS encoding DNA polymerase domain-containing protein, protein MAKAPAAEVIVPGPGGDGGDRAVRVSSPDRIIYPATDLTPEVSKLQVAQYFAAVGEALLAAIGDRPTALERWPGGVHPGGRLAQGPQDKDADGFYQKRMMKGAPDYAKTVRIAFPSGRPADELCPSEIAIPVWCAQMGTITFHPWPVRSADVDHPDELRIDLDPQPGTDFRDAVRVAGIARELADDLGLRAYCKTSGNRGVHVFIRIAPRWDFVDVRHAAIAFGRELEKRDDGVTTAWWKEERGTRIFVDYNQNSRDRTIASAWSLRAVQGATVSTPLTWDALAELKDPHELNLFTVPERLADGNPWADMDDVAHDLTPLLELWEQHPVELNYPPDYPKMPGEPPRVQPSKKVAEHWDAEGNRIE, encoded by the coding sequence ATGGCGAAGGCCCCGGCAGCCGAGGTGATCGTCCCCGGGCCCGGTGGCGATGGAGGTGACCGCGCCGTCCGGGTCTCGAGCCCGGACCGGATCATCTATCCCGCCACCGACCTCACCCCCGAGGTCTCCAAACTCCAGGTGGCGCAGTACTTCGCCGCCGTCGGCGAGGCGCTGCTCGCGGCCATCGGCGACCGCCCCACGGCGCTCGAGCGGTGGCCCGGCGGCGTGCATCCCGGCGGCCGGCTCGCGCAGGGCCCGCAGGACAAGGACGCGGACGGCTTCTACCAGAAGCGGATGATGAAGGGCGCGCCCGACTACGCGAAGACGGTGCGCATCGCTTTCCCGTCCGGTCGCCCCGCCGACGAGCTGTGCCCGTCGGAGATCGCGATCCCGGTGTGGTGCGCGCAGATGGGCACCATCACCTTCCACCCCTGGCCGGTGCGCAGCGCCGATGTGGATCATCCCGACGAGCTGCGGATCGACCTCGATCCCCAGCCCGGCACCGACTTCCGCGACGCGGTACGGGTCGCGGGCATCGCAAGGGAGCTGGCCGACGACCTCGGTCTGCGGGCGTACTGCAAGACCTCCGGCAACCGCGGCGTGCACGTCTTCATCCGCATCGCGCCGCGGTGGGACTTCGTGGACGTGCGCCACGCCGCCATCGCCTTCGGTCGCGAACTGGAGAAGCGCGACGACGGGGTGACCACCGCGTGGTGGAAGGAGGAGCGGGGGACAAGGATCTTCGTGGACTACAACCAGAACAGCCGCGACCGCACCATCGCCTCCGCGTGGTCGCTGCGCGCGGTGCAGGGCGCCACCGTCTCGACGCCGCTCACGTGGGACGCGCTGGCCGAGCTGAAGGACCCGCACGAGCTCAACCTGTTCACCGTGCCCGAGCGGCTCGCCGACGGGAACCCGTGGGCCGACATGGACGACGTCGCGCACGATCTGACCCCGCTGCTGGAGCTGTGGGAGCAGCACCCCGTCGAGCTGAACTACCCGCCCGACTACCCCAAGATGCCCGGCGAGCCCCCGCGCGTGCAGCCCAGCAAGAAGGTCGCCGAGCACTGGGACGCCGAGGGCAACCGTATCGAGTAG
- a CDS encoding esterase-like activity of phytase family protein encodes MRSNRPLAAALVAVLAGGALAACSSGGDDDAAKLDLKTGTNSALTITAAQLAGFAQGGAVVDVKPTPDGTVEAAKGGALVFKPKAGFTGKVDLQAVVSPAVALYSSDIPPLATVGGVSIDGSGYGSSWTPVPGAQGEFYGLTDRGPNVDGPGKDEKVAVTPDFTPQIGRFLLEDGAVKLQSVITLKGRDGRPLNGLGDTAAPTGEKMLDLDGGELPPGDHGIDSEGLVALPDGSFWVSDEYGPFLIHFDANGQELERLAPGKGLPEVLRNRTPNQGMEGLTVTPDGKRLVGIMQSALSVPGLSGSAKEVPVTRIVVIDLATKAVQQYAYPLDDPKNTKKAVSEITAISDREFLVDERDGKTAPKANKSVYRISLDGATALGEQNPETLVGTGTSAEAEAALKGAGITPVRKTMALDLSGLVDKLNPAGKFYGHDKVEGLATLDGGKTLYIANDSDFGLAGIAGPRTPFQLKAKTLANGLQDSLEVLKVDTSRLNEPTVERTITVTVG; translated from the coding sequence ATGCGCTCGAATCGCCCTCTCGCCGCCGCCCTCGTCGCCGTCCTCGCGGGCGGCGCCCTCGCCGCCTGCTCCTCCGGGGGTGACGACGACGCCGCGAAGCTGGACCTCAAGACGGGCACGAACTCCGCGCTGACCATCACCGCGGCGCAGCTCGCGGGCTTCGCGCAGGGCGGGGCGGTCGTGGACGTGAAGCCGACGCCCGACGGCACCGTCGAAGCGGCCAAGGGCGGCGCCCTGGTCTTCAAGCCCAAGGCGGGCTTCACCGGGAAGGTCGATCTGCAGGCCGTCGTCTCGCCGGCCGTCGCGCTGTACTCGTCCGACATCCCGCCGCTCGCCACCGTCGGCGGCGTCTCGATCGACGGCAGCGGTTACGGCTCGTCGTGGACGCCCGTGCCGGGCGCGCAGGGCGAGTTCTACGGCCTCACCGACCGCGGACCCAACGTCGACGGTCCGGGCAAGGACGAGAAGGTCGCCGTCACGCCCGACTTCACCCCGCAGATCGGCCGGTTCCTGCTCGAGGACGGTGCGGTGAAGCTGCAGAGCGTCATCACGCTCAAGGGCCGCGACGGCCGCCCGCTCAACGGCCTGGGCGATACGGCCGCGCCGACCGGCGAGAAGATGCTCGACCTGGACGGCGGCGAGCTGCCGCCCGGCGACCACGGCATCGACTCCGAGGGCCTCGTCGCGCTGCCCGACGGCTCGTTCTGGGTGTCGGACGAATACGGCCCCTTCCTGATCCACTTCGACGCCAACGGGCAGGAGCTCGAGCGCCTCGCGCCCGGCAAGGGCCTGCCGGAGGTGCTCCGCAACCGCACGCCGAATCAGGGCATGGAGGGCCTGACCGTCACGCCCGACGGGAAGCGGCTGGTGGGAATCATGCAGTCCGCGTTGAGCGTTCCCGGGCTGAGTGGCAGCGCCAAGGAGGTTCCGGTGACCCGCATCGTGGTGATCGACCTGGCGACCAAGGCGGTGCAGCAGTACGCGTACCCGCTCGACGATCCCAAGAACACCAAGAAGGCCGTCTCCGAGATCACCGCGATCTCCGACCGGGAGTTCCTCGTCGACGAGCGCGACGGCAAGACCGCGCCCAAGGCGAACAAGTCGGTGTACCGAATCAGCCTCGACGGGGCGACCGCGCTCGGCGAGCAGAACCCCGAGACCCTCGTCGGAACCGGCACCAGCGCCGAGGCCGAGGCCGCGCTCAAGGGGGCGGGCATCACGCCGGTCCGCAAGACGATGGCGCTCGACCTCAGCGGGCTCGTCGACAAGCTCAACCCCGCCGGGAAGTTCTACGGCCACGACAAGGTGGAGGGCCTCGCCACGCTCGACGGCGGGAAGACCCTCTACATCGCCAACGACAGCGACTTCGGCCTCGCGGGGATCGCCGGCCCGCGGACGCCGTTCCAGCTCAAGGCGAAGACGCTGGCGAACGGCTTGCAGGACAGCCTGGAGGTGCTCAAGGTCGATACGTCGCGCCTGAACGAGCCCACCGTGGAGCGCACGATCACCGTCACCGTCGGGTAG
- a CDS encoding ArsR/SmtB family transcription factor yields the protein MHAFDVLGDPVRRHLIELLARGELSAGELSDEVRARFGISQPAVSQHLKVLREAGFVAVRPEGARRLYSVQPEPLREVDDWLVPFRHFWEPKLWALGTEISRGKKARRSTADKEEQ from the coding sequence GTGCACGCCTTCGACGTCCTCGGTGACCCCGTCCGCCGCCACCTGATCGAGCTCCTCGCTCGCGGGGAGCTCTCGGCGGGTGAACTGAGCGACGAGGTGCGTGCGCGTTTCGGGATCAGTCAGCCCGCGGTCTCGCAGCACCTGAAGGTGTTGCGTGAGGCCGGCTTCGTCGCGGTCCGCCCCGAGGGCGCGCGACGGCTGTATTCGGTGCAGCCCGAGCCCCTTCGGGAGGTCGACGACTGGCTGGTCCCTTTCCGTCACTTCTGGGAGCCGAAGTTGTGGGCCCTCGGGACCGAGATATCGCGCGGCAAGAAGGCGCGCCGATCGACTGCAGACAAGGAAGAGCAATGA
- a CDS encoding SRPBCC family protein, whose amino-acid sequence MTYDIDDLAATQPAAVTRRAEVRDTGEGDVHVSGSLSQTYPTDVADLWDAVTSAERLPRWFAPVTGELALGGRFQVEGNAGGTVLECDAPHRYLVSWEIMGGTSQVEVVVEPDGDGARLTLTHSGENVRDFYEQFGPGATGVGWDLAFLGLNALITTGQDRPEDAEAFFATPAAKALVAAAAQSWAEASIAAGVPEEHARAQGERTAAFFSGE is encoded by the coding sequence ATGACTTACGACATCGACGATCTCGCCGCGACCCAGCCCGCCGCGGTCACCCGCCGCGCCGAGGTGCGCGACACCGGCGAGGGGGACGTCCACGTCTCCGGCTCGCTCAGCCAGACCTACCCCACCGACGTCGCCGACCTCTGGGACGCCGTCACCAGCGCCGAGCGCCTGCCGCGCTGGTTCGCGCCCGTGACCGGCGAGCTGGCCCTCGGCGGTCGCTTCCAGGTGGAGGGCAACGCCGGCGGCACCGTCCTCGAGTGCGACGCGCCGCACCGCTACCTCGTCTCCTGGGAGATCATGGGCGGCACCTCGCAGGTCGAGGTCGTCGTCGAGCCCGACGGTGACGGTGCCCGCCTCACGCTGACGCACTCGGGCGAGAACGTGCGGGACTTCTACGAGCAGTTCGGCCCCGGCGCCACCGGCGTCGGCTGGGACCTGGCCTTCCTCGGCCTGAACGCGCTGATCACCACGGGTCAGGACCGCCCCGAGGACGCCGAGGCGTTCTTCGCGACGCCCGCCGCCAAGGCGCTCGTCGCCGCCGCGGCGCAGAGCTGGGCCGAGGCGAGCATCGCCGCCGGCGTGCCCGAGGAGCACGCCCGCGCGCAGGGCGAGCGGACCGCCGCCTTCTTCTCCGGCGAGTAG
- a CDS encoding PE-PPE domain-containing protein translates to MPEFVSTSRPRRLVTGLIALLGAIALTLGTALAGAAAWAATTVLVVPGTGTKDPSKVPGYQENVVGYYVAPTGACGAEDCVAKPVPYIAEFWPVPLPGWGGLEGAKWDDSVGSGVTSLNEQYAATDPDSPIVIFGYSQGGTVVSAVKKQLAENGGVPDNVSFVLIGNASRPNGGLFTRPSFLGHIPILDVTFGPGTPTNTTTPGRINTTDVAFQYDGVTDFPKYPVNLLATANALVGFWYVHGTMLSPKGSDAPSEQPIGYTPDEVRAAVAAATENCTAGTYCQVSGDTRYVTLPAKILPLMLPLLDLGKATGTTALLTPFVDLVSPVARVLIETGYDRSDYGAATPFGVFPAIKPLDLGLGLLGAGIQGVGQALTGTGDASRYLAPKPTAPATTDAEKSTSASATATSAERTTTEQSPLLQLVKNTTSQADPSPTTTASSGTVEPSTTATRGTTEPTTATATTGTQESTAPESGTPAATGTGEPGTVERTGSATETGSATAGSATETAPSTGTEQPAAEATEDATDETVVTATAA, encoded by the coding sequence ATGCCGGAGTTCGTATCGACGTCCCGTCCCCGCCGCCTCGTGACCGGGCTCATCGCGCTGCTCGGCGCGATCGCCCTCACCCTGGGCACCGCACTCGCCGGGGCCGCGGCCTGGGCCGCGACCACCGTGCTCGTGGTGCCCGGCACCGGCACCAAGGATCCGTCGAAGGTCCCGGGCTATCAGGAGAACGTCGTCGGCTACTACGTGGCGCCGACGGGTGCGTGCGGCGCCGAGGACTGCGTCGCGAAGCCGGTCCCGTACATCGCCGAGTTCTGGCCCGTGCCGCTGCCGGGCTGGGGCGGCCTCGAGGGCGCGAAGTGGGACGACTCGGTCGGCAGCGGCGTCACGAGCCTGAACGAGCAGTACGCCGCGACCGATCCGGACTCCCCGATCGTGATCTTCGGGTACTCGCAGGGCGGCACCGTGGTCAGCGCGGTCAAGAAGCAGCTCGCCGAGAACGGCGGTGTGCCGGACAACGTCTCGTTCGTGCTGATCGGCAACGCAAGTCGCCCCAACGGCGGCCTGTTCACCCGGCCGTCGTTCCTCGGGCACATCCCGATCCTCGACGTGACCTTCGGCCCCGGCACCCCGACGAACACCACCACGCCCGGCAGGATCAACACGACGGACGTGGCCTTCCAGTACGACGGCGTCACCGACTTCCCCAAGTACCCCGTGAACCTGCTGGCCACGGCCAACGCGCTCGTCGGGTTCTGGTACGTGCACGGGACGATGCTCTCTCCCAAGGGATCCGACGCCCCGTCGGAGCAGCCCATCGGGTACACGCCCGACGAGGTCCGCGCCGCCGTCGCCGCGGCCACCGAGAACTGCACGGCCGGCACCTACTGCCAGGTCAGCGGCGACACCCGCTACGTCACACTGCCGGCGAAGATCCTCCCGCTCATGCTGCCGCTGCTCGATCTCGGCAAGGCCACCGGCACCACCGCCCTGCTCACTCCGTTCGTCGACCTGGTCTCGCCGGTCGCGCGGGTGCTCATCGAAACCGGCTACGACCGCAGCGATTACGGCGCCGCGACCCCGTTCGGCGTGTTCCCGGCCATCAAGCCGCTGGACCTCGGCCTCGGCCTGCTCGGCGCCGGAATTCAGGGCGTCGGTCAGGCGCTGACCGGCACGGGCGACGCCTCCCGCTACCTCGCGCCGAAGCCCACGGCACCGGCCACGACCGACGCGGAGAAGAGCACCTCCGCCTCGGCCACGGCGACGTCCGCCGAGCGGACGACCACGGAGCAGTCGCCGCTGCTGCAGCTCGTGAAGAACACGACCTCGCAGGCGGATCCGTCTCCGACGACGACGGCGTCGAGCGGCACCGTCGAGCCGAGCACGACGGCCACGCGGGGCACGACCGAGCCGACCACCGCGACCGCGACCACCGGGACGCAGGAGAGCACGGCGCCGGAGTCCGGGACCCCGGCGGCGACGGGCACCGGTGAGCCCGGCACCGTCGAGCGGACCGGCTCCGCGACCGAGACCGGCTCCGCGACGGCGGGTTCGGCGACCGAGACCGCACCGTCGACCGGGACCGAGCAGCCGGCCGCGGAGGCGACCGAGGACGCGACGGACGAGACCGTGGTGACGGCCACCGCGGCCTGA